Proteins encoded by one window of Planctomycetia bacterium:
- a CDS encoding glycosyltransferase family 2 protein: MGANPAGVTIAIPNWNHELVLPRAIISALASAKILRERGTPCEILVIDDGSRDGSLTLLRQLEAIHYADGMRLLAFSDSRSLAEARNQALLNAQYRYVAFLDADNELVPENLPTLVRTLDDTSAAVAYGNLLYRTAASQCAFGVLSNEPVQGAIFEHNYIDSFSLVDRDQLLDVGGYNTTFNVMEDYEQWHHLVTNGRLIVFVPVVFGYYYVLPQSMSNNLDRYHEFAPRFGRMYDQFKVRSRLAFNTKHLRYFPDIGYI; this comes from the coding sequence GTGGGAGCGAATCCGGCAGGCGTGACGATTGCCATACCGAATTGGAATCATGAGCTTGTATTGCCTCGGGCAATCATCTCCGCGCTCGCATCGGCAAAAATTCTTCGTGAACGGGGAACTCCTTGTGAAATATTGGTCATCGACGACGGCTCCAGAGACGGATCATTAACGTTGCTGCGACAACTGGAGGCGATCCATTATGCCGACGGAATGCGTCTCTTGGCTTTTTCCGATTCGCGCAGCTTGGCGGAAGCAAGAAATCAAGCCTTGTTGAATGCGCAATACCGTTACGTGGCTTTCCTAGATGCAGACAATGAGTTAGTGCCCGAAAACCTACCCACTTTAGTTCGCACGCTGGACGACACGAGCGCCGCCGTCGCATACGGCAATCTGCTGTATCGCACGGCCGCTTCTCAATGTGCTTTCGGTGTCTTAAGCAACGAACCTGTCCAAGGCGCCATTTTCGAACACAACTATATCGACTCTTTTTCTTTAGTAGACCGAGATCAATTGCTGGACGTCGGGGGATACAACACGACATTCAATGTCATGGAAGACTATGAGCAGTGGCATCACTTAGTGACGAACGGTAGGCTCATTGTTTTTGTTCCGGTGGTGTTCGGCTATTACTATGTTCTTCCGCAATCGATGAGCAATAACCTCGATCGATACCATGAATTTGCACCTCGCTTCGGACGAATGTACGACCAGTTTAAGGTCCGAAGCCGACTCGCATTTAACACGAAACATCTTCGTTACTTCCCGGACATCGGCTACATCTGA